Below is a genomic region from Penaeus vannamei isolate JL-2024 chromosome 18, ASM4276789v1, whole genome shotgun sequence.
CTAatgaggatgtggtcgatctccttggctgcattacctgcatcactgtaccaagtccaatgatgtgggtctgagcacttgtaccaggagccagaaatcttaaatttctgggatcttgcaacgTCCCAGAAAAATAAGCTATTCCCGCTACTGGCATTGCTTCCAGACtgtggggactgacagacatctcatagccagctcgattacagccagatactgcattgaagtcgcccagaacaatataAATATTTCGCTGAGGACAACTATCTGACACATATGCAattttggcatagaacatctctttcatgttgaGTTTACAGACATCGGTAGGAgtatacacagaaataagagacatgaagccaaatactagcttcattctcaataccattatatgctcatcgactggagttaATTCTACTACCCAgtgctggagtctgctggagatggctatggctactccctgaagatggtgatcagtgctgcagcctgaccagtaagaagtgtagccacctacactaatctTGCTGCTGCtaagtcttctcacctccaagagagcagctaCTTCCACTCTctgcctccccagttccctcgacagcataggcaaccaatcatcctgacacaaagaacgaACATCCCAAACCCCACCTGACGTCCTACCCAAGGTTTAGCCTCTGGTGGTCACTCTGGGTGGCCGCCACCCCTACCACCCTCGCCAATGTTGCCTCATATATAGGAGGGTGGCCGGTAGTGGGACCCAACATCCATCTGCAGGGTTTccttgggctttgccccacaTGCTTCACTCTGAATTGGCAGCTGCCAGAGCACAGGTGGGACGAGTAGTTCCTGTACCCATCCTGtgccccagcagtcaccctcccaatgGGGCCCACAACCTGCCTCACCTGCTGGGTGGGATGGgcattttcctccctccatcatttCCATTTATACCGAACGTTGCCGAAGAGATATATCCGGGGGGATAAGGACTGGCCcacctcccatatatatatatatatatatatatatatatatatatatatatatatatatatatggaagaaaaacccacaatgcacaaactagatttattgtgggtttttcttccatattatcaacacggtattgtgtttttttcattacatatatatatatatatatatatatatatatatatatatatatatatatatatgtgtgtgtgtgtgtgtgtgtgtgtgtgtgtgtgtgtgtgtgtgtgtgtgtgtatgtatgcatatatgtatatgtatatatatatatatatatatatatataaatatatatatatatatatatatatatatatatatatatatatatatatatatatatatatatgtatgtatgtatgtatgtatgtacacacatacacacacacacactcacacacatacatacaaaaaaaatgtgtatatatatacatatacacatatacatacatatatgtatacatatacggacgtgtgtttgtgtttattcattcatatatatgtataaaaatgtgtatatatgtgtatatatatgcgtgtatatatatatatatatatatatatatatatatatatatatatatatatatatatatatgtatgtatgtgtgtgtgtgtgtgattgtgtgtgtgtgtgtgtgtgtgtgtgtgtgtgtgtgtgtgtgtgtgtgtgtgtgtgtatgtgtgtttgtttgtttgtgtgttcgtgtgcatgtgtgtgtatgtatttgtttgcgtgtgtgtgtgtgcacatatacacacatatgtgcaagtATCTGTTGCATCCTTCTTTGTTTTGTAATCCGACCGAATATGCTGTACCCAGTGTCTCCAGCTGTCAggcagagagaaacaaggaggcaCCTGCCACAGTGCGCTTACGCCAGAGGCTGAAGCAAGAATGGTCTGCTCACAGTCGGTCTGTGCTGTTCGTGTTATGTTCTCTTCCTTTGGGTTCTGCTATTTTACGTTTTCaccacatacgtgcatacatgaacacatccttccatccatatatcggtaaatacatatacacacagacatgtgcataaatacatacacacacacacacacacacacacacacacacacacacacacacacacacactcacacacacacacacacacacactcacactcactcactcacacacacactcacacacacacacacacacacacatacacacacttacactcacatacacacacatacacacacttacactcacactcacacacacacacacacatatatatatatatatatatatatatatatatatatatatatatatatatatacatatgtatgtacattccatatatacatatgcatgcgcgcgtacacacacacacacacatacatacatatatatatatcccccgaATCCACATTATCCCCGCTGATTTACCtaatcctttccctttccctcttcacgtCATTTAGTGTCTGTGACTTACATGATCGCTCGGCCAAATTGGCCCTCGACTGATAAGCGCTTATCAGTTTATCCTCCGACAGCAGCCTAGTACAGGGCTGGGCAGTCAGTTCTTAGAAGGAGCCACATGAGGAACCTGAATTGCGTCAGAGGGACACACCAACGAGAACTTGCAACTTAATTCTGCTCAGCTTTCTTCCATTGTGAAatgcactaaattatatatttagtgcattatatatttaatgaattatatatttaataaatatatatatttaatgaattatatatttactaaattacaTATtgactaaattatatatttactaaattacaTATTGACTAAATTAcatatttactaaattatatattcagTCCTTGTCCGGCCCGCGAGAGGCCGGACAAGGActgaatatataatttagtaaagGGCCGGATGTGGCCCGCGGGCCGTAGCTTGCCCAGGTTGGCCGGGTAGGATTTTATCTCACAGAGCATTTGCTTCGGGGGATGCGGGAGCGTTTTAAAGATATGGCTTGTCTTTGGAACATAGAGCTTACCTTTGGAAATACAGAGCTTACCTTTGGAAAAAATAGAGCTTACCTTTGGAAAAATAGAGCGTACCTTTGGAAATACAGAGCTTACCTTTGGGAAAAATAGAGCTTAGCTTTGGCAATACAGAGCTTACCTTTGGAAAAATAGAGCTTACCTTTGGATATATAGGACTTACCTCGATGTGTATAACTTCCCTGACCTTTTTCTTTGTCAATGCTATTTCCTTCATACCCTGATAAATCGATAGAATATTTTTTGCAGGAGGGCAGAGGGAAttttgataatactaacaatgataataatgataatgatgaagtagtaatattgctaataatgataataataattaatacaatgataatgatgataatgatagcaatgatagtaataacaatgataatagtagtaattataatgatgatgatggtaaatataacagaaaataatcataacacaaatgataatagaggaaaaacacacaaaaacactgcTTACAAATCCTTTTTTCAGTGTCACTATGTAATGGGAATAAATCACAGACGCCTCATTCGCAATCAGCAATTGGCGCACCAATGGCGTACACTGTGTATTCTCATCGCGAATATTTCCATCAGCGATAGATgcctataacattatcattactagttgcTACTATTGTTAATGCCATAATTGctagtactatcattactactaatgtcatcactactgttactacagttattactattatcatagctactattactgctaatattgCCAATAGCAATACTTATGCCATCGCTGCTAATGCTTagaatattattactacttttacaattaatatcatcgctattattacaaataatattattactgctattactactattgtgattatttctgctactactattcctaGTGTTACTAGTTATTACCATATAGCTTACTGCTATAGTCCctgctagtgatgataatgataatgaatggtgATAATCAATAACAGAAGTCATAAATTgcttatgatgatgctgatagtcgcaagaatgggaataaaaatagcaataataaaagagGTGCTACAGTGATAACAttgttaataaggatgatgatgataatgttgataattaatgATTTCACAGCAATCATATAAACTAGATAATTGGTCCTGTAATTACTGGCAAATTCATAATGCTATTGACAGTTACACATGCAGTTAGAACGGCAATCATATTAAAACTATTAAATACCATAATTCTAATAACAGAAATGCAAAGAAGGGCAACAGTGACAATGAACCTCTAACCCAAAGTCGGTAACGATGGCGGGAAGGAAGTAAGTTATAAGGAAGAAagcaaagataacaaaaataagagtagattggataaagggggagggtgcggggggagggagggagagggggagtgtagAAGCATGAGAGGGGGGTGGTAATACAagcagggaaagagggggggggggcagaagcctgagagggagagggggaaatagaggcagcagaaggaaaatggaggggagggagggggggtaaaggcaacagagagggagtggaaatagAAACAAAGGATGAGTGGTGGGGATCGCAAAAAGTGGAGATGGGGGTAGACAGTCCaatcaaaggaggaggagagtgggggtagaagcgggagaatgggggggggggagagtaaaggctgtggagggggaggggtaaaagcaGGGGAGCGGGGGCAAGTAGAAGCAAaagcaggggagaggggtagggggtgaaagTGCGAGcatgggagagggtggatgggaagagaagcagggaagCAGGGGGATAGAAGGCCAGGGAGACAGGCCGACGAAGATAAACATTGCAAGGGAGAGTGATGTTGCATGTCATTCCCAGTGTTGCATTATGCTCACCTCGCTTCGTCCTTGAACATTCGCCTTCGCAAGATTGGGCACTTTGATATATGTGAGTTTATTCCCCCTTGACTATTCTGTTTTCTACTCGGTTTTATATGTAGACATCATCGAACACCAAGCCGTTCTAAGGATATCCTGGGGTAATAATCCCTGTTATCAGCTGACAGACATTTGGCCGTCCAGAATATTACTTCCTTATgaacagttattattattcaataattCGGCCTCTGACAACTaagaatttcatatttttttatccttgaccacagagaaagaaagaaagaaaaatgaatgtacatttacgtctgtgtgtgcttgtaaacATGCATTTGTGAGCGCTTATGATGAacgtctgtgcgtgcatgtgtgtatgtgtgtgtttgtttgtttatgtatgttatgtgtttTGCATGTGGATGTTTACTTGTAATGAGAGCGTAAAGACATTACAATTTTCTAAtgaaaaaagacgataaaataaacatagaaaggggatagggaaaatAAAAGTGtgtaaaacagagaaagataaagaaagaaaagaagggaaaaaaagaattaacCAAATATTCGATGTGACTCACCGTGTTAGATATTTTGTCCGTTCTCTAAGTAACGTGTTTGGAATAATGAGGTTGTGGGCTGACAAGAAGATTAAGGGCCTGAAGCTTTAAGGGTCATCTTGGAGAGAGCAAAGCATTTACGTAAAGACCATCGTTGTCCTCTGATTGGCAGCCCTCATCGCGATGTCAGAATTGCTACCAAAGCGTCAGACAGCTCTTGTAGTCGCGCAGACGTACATTTCGATAAACATGTAATTCAGAAAACAACCAATCATAATCTCGCTTCTTGGTCTTCCCTTCATGAATCACTTGGACGATAAAATGATACTACTGCTTCTAGTAGCAATACTGAGAGTACTGTTCCTAAGAGTACCGAAAGTAGAAAAATTGATTTTTCTATATTCCTTCCAGCGTCCTCATGTTGCCTGTGCTCGTAGCGATGGCGGTTCTGGCGCCGGCGGGCGTGGCGGGTGGCGACGCCGCGCccgtggtggcggtggcgggcgggcgggtggcggGCGCGACGGAGACCTCCACGAAGGGCAGGGAATTCCACGCCTACTACGGCGTCCCCTTCGCCAGGCCGCCCCTGGGGGAGCTCAGGCTCAAGGttggtaaagagggaaggagtcaGAGGTGTTTAGACACGGAGGatggaaatgtatgtgtgtgtttgtgtacatggatatgcatacatgcataaacttTTACGAAGATCATAACAGGTGAATATAAACTTTCGCAAAATGCTAGACAGTATGTGAGAGCGgctcacacatacggacacattgATATAGAAAGGAGATTAAACCAGCCTTGCCCTCAGGACCCGGTGACGGCAGAGAGCTGGGAGGGCGTGCGAGACGGGTCCAAGaagccctccccctgcctcctcgtGCCCTTCGGCGCCACCGTCATGGGCATCACTCTGACCCCGGAGGAGCTGCATGGCGATGAGGACTGTCTCTACCTGAACGTCTTCATGCCAAAGGTAGTCTCAGCCGTgtcgtggaggagaaggaggtggagggagagatgtaCTAAAACGGATCTGTTTCTTGACCtatatttttctcgttttgtttaattCGTCATTATGCTTTCTGTTTTCTTGGTGATTCCTAAAGAGAGACGAGCCCGCCGAGAGACTTCCCGTAATGGTTTGGATCCACGGGGGAGGATTCTTCGCTGGCGGCGCCCACGAGTACCTGCCTCACGTCCTCATGAACCACGACATTGTGCTGGTAGTTGTGCAGTACAGACTCGGCATCCTGGGTGAGTGGTGAAAGGGCAATCAGACTGCCATTCTACTTCAGAGTACCATATATAATGCTAAATAAAATATGTCACCTTCCTGAGTCTATATTTCTGATTTTCATCTTCCTATTTAACTGTTCATTTTCTCTGCAGGATTCTTGTCCACGGAGGACGAGGTGATGCCCGGGAATTTCGGCATGAAGGACCAGGTCATGGCCCTCCACTGGGTGCAGGAGAACATCCACAGCTTCGGGGGCGACGCCGACAGGGTCACCATCTTCGGGGAGAGCGCGGGCGGCGCCTCCGTCCACCTGCACATGCTGTCGCCCATGtccaaaggtgaggtctaggtcTTGCAAAATCTTATCATCatccaaatgaaaataatagtattgtGAATAATCCTAATAGCAAGAATGACCAGCAAGAGAAATAGTAATTTTAGCAGGAAAAGCAAATCAGTATAGTTCATTTGCCTAGTCTTTCACAGGACGCCATAGCACTGTCAAGAACAGATTGCTTCTTTAGGCTTTGATGGGATACAACGGGCAACGAGGAAATGGGTTATATTTTTGCTGTGTTTGCAAAACTAGTTTGTTGACGGTTTGTTCCTGGAATCAACgttaaagataaaatgaaataaaaaagaacagcaCAAATTTTGCACCTGTGTACCTGGCAATCATAGATGAGATGAAGTAGAAAAGCAATACTAAATAATATGGTACgctgagagaaaaaggaagagaaagaataccaTCGTCTACATATTCTACTTTCTTGATCAATCCAAATATCCGTGTACAAAATGAATAGCAGAAAGAGCATATTTTATAAAACTGGGAGCTATGCCacttagtagtagttagtagtcaAACATTCTGCAAGAATACTGAACAATTCCAATACACAATAAAATTCTGCATTGCAAATTTTCTTTCCAGAGTTTACGAACCTTTGACCAGTCTTGGCATTAAGCTTGTAGAAAATCCACGGCtgtcagtgaaaaaaaaattattattatgagcaaCTGATAACCACACAATTAGGTTATAGTACCTTTCGCACACATAATgcattctcctattttctttttgcaTGACATTAGGCCTCTTTTCTGGCGTTATCATGCAGTCAGGGTCAGCACTAGCGCCGTGGGCTCACCGAGAAGAGTTCAGATCCGTGGCGGAGGAAGTGAGTCGATCTGTCGGGTGCGGAAAAGGCCTCGGCAGCCAGGGGATCCTTGCTTGTCTCCAGCAGAAGGATGGTCGCAAGTTGGCCGCCAGCTTCCAGGATTTTTTGGTAAGCCAAAGATACTCCGGAATGAATCATTATAAATAATTCCTTATGGcattccttttttactcactgCCTCTAACATGCAACACAACTAGTTTATGATGTTTTTCCTCAGAAATGGTTCATCTTGCCTTTGGTCACTGCACCTCGCGTTGACGGCGATTTCCTGCCTGACGATCCCGCGCGTCTGATGCGTGACGGGGACGTCCATCGCGTGAATCTCATGGCTGGAATCACACGGGACGATGGAGCTATTGTAACGCAACGTtagttttccttctcttattttggGCATATCAGGATTCGCAAGTAAGGATTTCAAGGGGTAAATCCGATTGAAAATGATGACAAATTCAGTTGAAAGATTTCACAGAATCATTATTCTTGGAAGCTGAGAGTCTGGTATTTTCTCCTTTATTACAGCCTTGATATTCCGCGAAGACCAGCTAGATGTCTTGCGAGAGAACTTCTCCGTCGTCGGCCCCATCAGTATGATGGAGCCGATGGTGCCAGATCCCATTGAGTTTTGCACCAGGATTTACCAGCACTATCTTGGCGACTTGACTTTCGATCTTGACCGCATGGAAGATCTCAcacgggtaataataataataataataacgttttcTGCTCATGAACTTTGCTTGTAAATTGATTATTGATGTGGTTAGCAGATATTTCTCCTGATTCACTCCATACTagcttctcatctccctccattCAACTTTGCTTCACCTTTGATAAGTATTACTTatgtttctatttcattctccttCGCATTGTATTCTGATTTCCTTACCAATGATACTTCCATCTCAGATTGCTTTGGTTTTGTATACTATGACGTAAACAAAACTTTATTTTATCATGACGTCTTGTTTTTTGTGACCATGCATAACTGCGCCCCTGATGCTTCCAACTCTCAAATGAAATAACACTGCAAACGGATCCAATGTGAACAATATCTATAGATGTTTCCATGAGGTCACAACACTAAGCTTTGTCCATTGTATAACCAAGGCTCCAATCTCTAGTTATATACGGACTACACTTTCGGGATTCCACACGACCTGACGACCCTAACCCACGCTCGGGTTCCCGGAGTCGCCACCTACCGCTACGAGCTCAAGCACCGAGCCGAGTTGTCCTTCGGAGATTTCTgcgagacagacaaagggagacacTGTGAGTTGTTTGGAAAGTGGTTCTTCAGACATGCTTTGTTTTGTAAATAGCGAGGTAATTAAAGATATGTGCTTTAGTGCCcttgtgattttctttttggTGGAATGAAGACAAAAGTTCTGAAACGAGCATTTTGATTTTTCTATTGAACTCCTAGAATACGATGACTTCAATTTCCAATGGTATGCTTGCTTAATATAACACACTTTATGAAGAAGGACAATATTAAAATagcttgctttttttctctttctccagggATTCCTCACGCTGACGACCTGTTCTACCTGTTCGCCGGCGGGCCGCTTCTCGCCCCCGACCACCTGGCCGGCCGCCCCTCGGACCTGCGGCGCCAAGACGACCTGCGCCTCAGGGACATCATCACGACCCTGTGGACCAACTTCGCTGCTACGGGGTAACtattgcgtatgcgtgtgtgtgtgttgtgttggaaAATATCACCAGCTGCTGATACTTCCTATTGTTTTTAATTCTTCCCATCTAGGGATTAACCCCTTTATCCCCCGGGTTCTATATCACAGTCAATGTATTTTCAATCAACAAAATATACAAGAAGGTTTAGTGTTCTGAATTTGCATCGATTATGGGGTTGTATTTCATCTACAAAGTTTGCCATTGCATATGTGTACAATCTTAGTAAAAACATCTAGTACAAAACTGTTTTTACTCTCAAGGTTCCATACGTTTACatgaacataaatataattacataacCCAAGcaccaatccccccctccccccagcaaccCGACCCCCGACGACGCCCTGGGCTTCAAGTGGGAGGCGGCGACCGAGGACGACCTCCGCTAcctcgccctcacgccctcgcccgccATGGAGGCTGACCAGCGACAGGAGGTGAGTGACCTCGTATACATACGCTGTTATCTATCTGCTCATTTATCCATTATCTATGTAACGTTACAAATACTGTAACCAGTCCATTAGGAGTTTAGTTGGTGAATATcataaacttaaatatatattaacattgagATTTGAAATCCTAGTGCATAAGATAGGCAGATTTATATGCATGAATAAACTTCATCATTGACAATCTGACCAAAAATCCATTAATGAACATTAAAGTTTCCGATTTTGATATTTCCTTCTCTCAGGTGCGGGATTTCCACGCTTCTCTGCCGACGAAAATGAACCAAATCCTCCATCCCGACCGCGTCATCTCAGGGAAGAAATCCTCACATTCTTCCCAGGATGAGCTGTAGTCCTCCGCTTGCAAGGTTCATTCATTGCAAGCGCTGTTCGTGATCGTAGTACAAAGTTGTGATATTTTTTCAGGGTATGTTTCTACAAGCAATGTCTAATCATTGATGCTTATATGAATATTAGTTTGACAATGGGtacttgttgttttgttatcccTATTTTTCTACTTATATTTCTATGCATTTTTATGTTCTATGATGAATGTgtacaaaaaagagacaacatGTATAACAATGTCGCTTAACCATCTGACTTTGACACAAATTAATACTGGATGTCATATCTTTATTATAGTAGGATGCTGAGGCTTTCTGGTATCGGAGTCAAAAGGCATGTACCATGAAGTGCAGTTGGTAGCAGTGACATCCAACCTGCGTGACTGCCTGAGGTTTAGGGGCTTGGAACATATGCTGTTCGTGGCAGGCTAAGGGAATCGAATCAGCTGAGACTTGGAAATGATGGTTAGCGTGAATGGCTACATCTATACTAGTAGGGTCATAACCTTCAGAAGAAGAGGTTAAATTAATTAGTGAGCCAATAATGACACTGAGAATGAAACTCACACTTGGCTTCATGTCTATTATTGCTGGGTATACTTCTACCAAAGTCCGTAAACATAATGTCTGAGGGGTTTTACACCAGACACATCTTTGGCAGACATTGTTCTGGGTCACTTCAGTGTGATATCCAAACTGGCTTTGACATGTTTGATTCCAACAGTGAGAAAAAACTTCTTTCCTAGGACTTTCTAGGTTATAGAGATTGAGGATTCCCAGCATTTCAACCTGCACTCTGGTTTTCGTAAAGCGATGAGGGTAATGTGGTCAATGAGGCTGACCACATCCTTGTCAGCACCCGATGGAGGTTCCCCAGAACTGCATGGTCTATGAGAGTGCCAAATTCTGACCGTCTGTGTCCATTTCAAAACTACCCATCTGTTTAACATTTTCTGGGCAGTTTAAGAGTATTGGAGACTGTCCAAAAGTAAGGTATAACTTCATCTGACAGATGTGTGTTTGGTATAAGTTACCACCAACAGGTAACTTATACACGAGTGGTGGCCTGATCCCAGTGCCGGATCCAGCCATCAGTTATGATGTCCAAATTGAGGGGTGGTAAAGCAGAGCTTTTAAAGGCTTAACATAAACCAATGGCTGTAAAGCTTTTCCCCTGTGGATCCAGAAATGGGACAGAGCTGTATTCATGCACCAACACATTTCAACACTTGCTTCTGGATTCTAAGTAGAGGTACTACCCAAAGCCTTAGTAGAGTTACACTGGTTACTGACCTTAACTTTGCAGATAATCTTACTATCCTATAAGAGTCTCTGGAATCCCTGGTGGGTGTAGATCGAGCGCTGAATCAAAAGGTATGGGTGTCCTGGTCCAGGATTCGGGTATTTGGGGGTCTATTGGAAGAACCTGATTAGTTGGCATGTCCTTGTGGTAAGGATATTAAATTCACAAGGAATTTTACACTGTCGTGTGGTTCATGAGTCtcggctgtcagaccaggaattcATCTAATGGATTGACCTGACAGCAGGTGCTATAAACTCAATCAACAAGAGATCCGGTACCTGTTAAGAAGGACCAAATTACACATTTTTCAAGGACCTGATACTGCAAGCCTTACTCTATGGAAGTGGGCCTTGGACGCTCGAGTCTCATCATGATGGTTTTGTGA
It encodes:
- the LOC113807718 gene encoding juvenile hormone esterase — protein: MLPVLVAMAVLAPAGVAGGDAAPVVAVAGGRVAGATETSTKGREFHAYYGVPFARPPLGELRLKDPVTAESWEGVRDGSKKPSPCLLVPFGATVMGITLTPEELHGDEDCLYLNVFMPKRDEPAERLPVMVWIHGGGFFAGGAHEYLPHVLMNHDIVLVVVQYRLGILGFLSTEDEVMPGNFGMKDQVMALHWVQENIHSFGGDADRVTIFGESAGGASVHLHMLSPMSKGLFSGVIMQSGSALAPWAHREEFRSVAEEVSRSVGCGKGLGSQGILACLQQKDGRKLAASFQDFLKWFILPLVTAPRVDGDFLPDDPARLMRDGDVHRVNLMAGITRDDGAIVTQPLIFREDQLDVLRENFSVVGPISMMEPMVPDPIEFCTRIYQHYLGDLTFDLDRMEDLTRLYTDYTFGIPHDLTTLTHARVPGVATYRYELKHRAELSFGDFCETDKGRHWIPHADDLFYLFAGGPLLAPDHLAGRPSDLRRQDDLRLRDIITTLWTNFAATGNPTPDDALGFKWEAATEDDLRYLALTPSPAMEADQRQEVRDFHASLPTKMNQILHPDRVISGKKSSHSSQDEL